In one window of Candidatus Lernaella stagnicola DNA:
- a CDS encoding glycosyltransferase family 39 protein → MKQAVSAIVLFVVVAALTGWLRQPVIDEAFCDPDLAGAVYSAQELLLGGDLYGDTVETKPPLSYLMFAGLFALFGKSMKVIYLYSALWHLAVAVVLFFLARSILSTGAGVLAAIFYAFFSASNSTNGPCPNFETWTLLPTALGFWFLWRASRGRWHVNLAAAGICAGVSLLAKQNVVVMPLLALPWLWFALEHENEKRAKVRKLIAGVGVATVGALLPIVFAALFFAARGQLGSLWNSLHPGAAVSYMSSEAAIFLWERMRVTGGDFLWQFLPVVPMIGALIAAFAVPLVDKPKASQILGYRLIAVWLVAAFAAVVVGTKFFDHYFILLTPPLAAGAGIGVWALAFRTKWPRAVGVVLIVVTIALVAFAFRWEWRIATKAAVDRVKIGRLQWKEDGDYFWFRSNLPRYMSWSHWLERVGRCTRENTTPADGIYVWDYEPGIYWFADRRAPTKHFMYFNVAVEQPDDQGRWYGDESPQVRRNRAELLAELHAHPPAYIVTYKQAPSGEFRYHRKRPAPFFPALAEWVESFYERDMDCSNLYLQAYRRKKVRHTSEIN, encoded by the coding sequence ATGAAGCAAGCCGTCTCCGCTATCGTCTTATTTGTTGTCGTTGCCGCCCTGACCGGATGGCTTCGGCAGCCGGTGATCGACGAGGCGTTTTGCGATCCCGACCTGGCCGGCGCGGTATACAGCGCGCAGGAACTGCTCCTGGGCGGCGACCTATACGGCGACACGGTCGAGACCAAACCGCCGCTCAGCTACCTTATGTTTGCGGGGCTTTTCGCGCTGTTCGGCAAGTCGATGAAGGTGATCTACCTGTATTCGGCGTTGTGGCACCTTGCCGTGGCCGTCGTGCTGTTTTTCCTCGCGCGTTCCATCCTCTCGACCGGCGCCGGCGTGCTGGCGGCGATTTTCTACGCCTTTTTCTCCGCTAGTAACTCGACGAACGGCCCTTGTCCGAATTTTGAGACCTGGACTTTACTGCCCACGGCGCTGGGCTTTTGGTTTTTGTGGCGCGCGTCGCGGGGCCGTTGGCATGTCAACTTAGCGGCGGCGGGGATTTGTGCGGGGGTGTCCCTTCTGGCCAAGCAGAACGTGGTCGTCATGCCGTTGCTGGCGCTACCGTGGCTGTGGTTCGCCTTGGAGCATGAAAACGAGAAGCGCGCGAAGGTGCGAAAGCTGATCGCCGGCGTCGGCGTCGCCACGGTCGGCGCGCTGCTGCCGATCGTGTTCGCGGCGCTGTTTTTTGCGGCGCGCGGCCAGTTGGGCTCGTTGTGGAATTCGCTGCATCCCGGCGCGGCGGTTTCGTATATGTCCTCGGAGGCGGCGATTTTCCTGTGGGAGCGGATGCGCGTCACCGGCGGCGATTTCTTGTGGCAGTTTCTACCCGTCGTGCCCATGATCGGCGCGTTGATCGCGGCGTTCGCGGTGCCCTTGGTGGACAAACCGAAAGCCTCGCAGATCCTCGGCTACCGGCTCATCGCCGTGTGGTTGGTGGCGGCGTTTGCGGCGGTAGTCGTCGGCACGAAATTCTTCGATCACTACTTCATTTTACTCACGCCGCCGCTGGCTGCCGGGGCGGGCATCGGCGTGTGGGCGTTGGCATTTCGCACGAAATGGCCGCGCGCAGTGGGCGTCGTGTTGATCGTTGTGACGATCGCGCTCGTGGCCTTCGCGTTTCGGTGGGAATGGCGCATTGCGACAAAAGCCGCCGTCGACCGCGTCAAAATCGGGCGGTTGCAGTGGAAGGAAGACGGCGATTACTTCTGGTTTCGAAGCAATCTGCCCCGGTATATGTCCTGGAGCCATTGGCTGGAGCGAGTCGGCCGCTGCACGCGCGAGAATACGACGCCCGCCGACGGCATCTACGTGTGGGATTACGAACCGGGGATTTACTGGTTCGCCGACCGCCGCGCTCCCACGAAGCATTTCATGTATTTCAACGTCGCCGTAGAGCAGCCCGACGACCAAGGCCGCTGGTACGGTGACGAGTCGCCGCAGGTCCGCCGAAATCGCGCGGAATTGCTCGCTGAGTTGCATGCGCACCCCCCGGCGTATATTGTGACGTACAAGCAAGCGCCGTCCGGGGAGTTTCGTTATCACCGCAAACGCCCCGCGCCTTTTTTCCCGGCACTCGCAGAGTGGGTCGAATCCTTCTACGAGCGGGACATGGATTGCTCCAACCTGTATTTACAGGCGTACCGCCGGAAAAAAGTCCGACATACGTCGGAAATCAATTGA
- a CDS encoding hydrolase, which produces MELDGLIPREATALVVVDIQEKLFPHIHDKEALLANVVKTIDFCRRLDIPIVITEQYPKGLGATLPEVKDVLEEDYRPIPKTAFSCFGEPEFTAKVADLDVDTLIVIGIETHVCVAQTALVGAAQEYEMMLLADVVGARDPFNHELALRRMSDEGVLVGTREMFFYEMLVEAKTDDHKTVFDLLK; this is translated from the coding sequence ATGGAACTCGACGGCCTCATTCCGCGTGAGGCAACCGCTTTGGTTGTCGTGGACATTCAGGAAAAACTTTTTCCTCACATTCACGACAAGGAAGCGCTTCTTGCTAATGTGGTAAAGACGATCGACTTCTGCCGTCGGCTCGACATCCCGATCGTCATCACCGAGCAGTACCCAAAAGGCCTCGGCGCGACGTTGCCCGAAGTCAAGGATGTGCTTGAGGAAGACTATCGGCCGATCCCGAAAACCGCTTTCTCCTGTTTCGGCGAACCCGAGTTCACGGCCAAGGTTGCCGACCTCGATGTCGACACCCTCATCGTGATCGGCATCGAAACCCATGTGTGCGTGGCCCAAACGGCGCTGGTCGGCGCGGCGCAGGAATACGAGATGATGCTCCTGGCTGACGTCGTGGGAGCCCGCGACCCGTTCAACCACGAACTCGCCCTGCGCCGCATGAGCGACGAGGGTGTCTTGGTGGGTACGCGCGAAATGTTCTTCTACGAGATGTTGGTCGAAGCGAAGACCGACGACCACAAAACCGTTTTCGACCTGCTTAAATAA
- the tatC gene encoding twin-arginine translocase subunit TatC, whose product MSDAMPTGPDLLSVFADLRRRVLRITLAIGVGAAVGLYFSSDLLLILKLPFLSIMGQNRSLYFTAPHESFMAHLWLGLIAGLLLAAPYVFLQIWWIASPVLYRKRRIIFFLFAMASALVFVLGAVFGYFGILPAALDFLVKRYETGEMFTAMLKISSFMNFSLKLLLVFGLGFELPVLMVLLGRLGIVNARMLWRGFRYAVVIIAIAAAALTPPDVVTQLMLAGPLVLLYVMGMALVAVVGKRRTIFDTDEPTD is encoded by the coding sequence ATGTCCGACGCCATGCCGACCGGCCCCGATCTGCTCAGTGTCTTTGCCGACCTGCGCCGCCGCGTGTTGCGCATAACGCTGGCCATCGGTGTAGGCGCCGCCGTCGGCCTGTACTTCTCGAGCGATTTGCTGCTGATCCTGAAACTGCCGTTCCTGTCGATCATGGGCCAGAACCGCAGTCTATATTTCACCGCGCCGCACGAGTCGTTCATGGCACACCTTTGGCTCGGACTCATCGCCGGGCTGCTGCTCGCCGCGCCCTACGTCTTTCTGCAAATCTGGTGGATCGCCTCGCCGGTGCTGTATCGCAAGCGGCGGATCATCTTCTTCCTGTTCGCCATGGCCTCGGCGCTGGTTTTCGTATTGGGCGCGGTGTTCGGCTATTTCGGAATCCTGCCGGCGGCGCTCGACTTCCTGGTCAAGCGCTACGAAACCGGGGAGATGTTCACGGCGATGCTGAAAATCAGCTCCTTCATGAACTTTTCGCTGAAGCTGTTGTTGGTGTTCGGCCTTGGCTTCGAATTGCCGGTGCTGATGGTGCTGCTGGGCCGTTTGGGCATCGTCAACGCGCGGATGCTGTGGCGCGGTTTCCGCTACGCCGTGGTCATCATCGCCATCGCCGCGGCGGCGTTGACTCCTCCCGACGTCGTGACGCAACTCATGCTCGCCGGGCCTCTCGTGTTGCTTTATGTGATGGGAATGGCGTTGGTCGCCGTGGTCGGAAAACGGCGCACGATCTTCGACACCGACGAACCCACCGACTAG
- a CDS encoding FG-GAP-like repeat-containing protein — MSARRWVIALLLLWAVAAGAADVDLSEPAAVDLRLWGPGELSNLGYSLAAGDFDGDGLPDIAMGAPGDESYRGAVFVLLSSEGSLTGNLDFNEDTADVTVLGETEQYLGFSLTANDFNGDGLDDLVVGAARAPGPSTEDQLGAVFVYFGREKWPDQLGTTTGADVTIWGEKEGGQFGVSLATGDFDGDETPDLFVAAPIFEDVGASAAGKVYGFLGDTLVGVIDLRPEANEADIEIVGESNGQRLGEGLTLGDLNGDSYDDLAMGAPSLSSPLPGAKEGFPGVVYVIEGRPFSDVLRINLAADTPDSRISWENRTGNVGAALTVGDIDGDGMADLVIAAPNLPTKKSAAGDVFVVLGQAMWPETIDLSVADLTVHGPDAGARFGFAVAAGDVTGDCVDDLLIGAPGFDSTGYGEAYVIEGDPEYPLQYEIDLAGVDQPLHRFVGAAVRDDTGFAVALADLDEDGVLDYLLGAPGFSPSNPTRDSGGAAYAVIATATNLPPIADAGADRSGVPNVPVVLDGRDSIDPEGAAITYTWTQTAGPENVDLVQPQSATPLFTATEKGVYRFELVVADCKFASDPDEVAVTIGDFPGDDDDDGGDDDDDGGGDDDGGGGSAPGGEPDNHDGVWDSDEDEDVGIYGGGGCTG, encoded by the coding sequence ATGAGCGCGCGTCGTTGGGTGATCGCGCTGCTTCTGCTGTGGGCTGTCGCGGCGGGTGCCGCCGACGTCGATTTATCCGAACCGGCGGCGGTCGATTTGCGCCTCTGGGGTCCAGGCGAATTATCGAACCTCGGGTATAGCCTGGCTGCCGGCGATTTCGACGGCGACGGCTTGCCGGATATCGCCATGGGCGCTCCGGGCGACGAAAGCTACCGCGGCGCGGTGTTCGTGCTGCTTTCGAGCGAGGGTTCGCTGACCGGCAACCTGGATTTCAACGAGGATACGGCCGACGTAACCGTGTTGGGCGAGACCGAGCAATACCTCGGCTTCAGCCTCACGGCGAACGATTTCAACGGCGACGGACTCGACGACTTGGTAGTGGGCGCCGCGCGAGCGCCGGGACCCAGCACGGAGGATCAACTCGGCGCCGTGTTCGTGTATTTCGGACGCGAAAAATGGCCCGACCAACTGGGTACGACCACCGGGGCCGATGTGACGATTTGGGGCGAGAAGGAAGGCGGCCAGTTCGGAGTGAGTCTGGCGACCGGCGATTTCGACGGCGATGAAACGCCGGACCTGTTCGTGGCCGCGCCGATTTTCGAAGACGTCGGGGCGTCGGCGGCGGGCAAAGTCTACGGCTTTCTCGGCGACACGCTGGTGGGCGTGATCGATCTGCGGCCCGAAGCGAACGAGGCCGACATCGAAATCGTGGGCGAATCCAATGGCCAGCGCCTCGGCGAAGGCCTGACGCTGGGCGATCTGAACGGCGATTCTTATGACGATCTGGCGATGGGCGCGCCAAGCCTGTCCTCGCCGCTGCCGGGCGCGAAGGAAGGCTTCCCGGGTGTCGTGTACGTGATCGAGGGGCGCCCCTTTTCCGATGTGTTGCGCATCAACTTAGCCGCCGACACGCCCGACAGTCGCATCTCGTGGGAAAATCGAACCGGCAACGTGGGCGCGGCGCTGACCGTGGGCGACATCGACGGCGACGGGATGGCTGATCTAGTGATCGCGGCCCCGAATTTGCCGACCAAGAAATCCGCCGCGGGCGACGTGTTCGTCGTGCTCGGTCAAGCGATGTGGCCGGAGACCATTGATTTATCCGTGGCCGACCTGACCGTACACGGCCCGGACGCCGGGGCGCGTTTCGGTTTCGCGGTAGCGGCGGGGGATGTCACAGGCGATTGCGTCGACGATTTGTTGATCGGCGCGCCGGGCTTTGACTCAACCGGGTACGGCGAAGCCTACGTAATCGAGGGCGACCCGGAGTATCCGCTGCAATACGAGATCGACTTGGCCGGGGTCGACCAACCGCTGCACCGTTTCGTCGGCGCGGCGGTGCGTGATGACACCGGTTTCGCGGTGGCCCTGGCCGATCTAGACGAGGACGGCGTGCTCGATTATCTGCTCGGCGCACCGGGTTTCTCGCCGAGCAATCCGACCCGCGACAGCGGCGGGGCGGCGTACGCAGTGATCGCCACGGCAACCAATTTGCCGCCGATAGCCGATGCCGGGGCCGACCGCAGCGGTGTGCCCAACGTGCCTGTCGTGCTCGACGGCCGTGACTCGATCGATCCGGAAGGCGCGGCGATCACTTACACGTGGACGCAGACGGCCGGACCGGAAAACGTCGATCTGGTCCAACCGCAAAGCGCGACACCGCTGTTTACCGCCACGGAAAAAGGCGTGTATCGGTTTGAACTCGTCGTGGCTGACTGCAAGTTCGCCAGCGATCCGGATGAAGTTGCGGTGACCATCGGCGATTTCCCGGGTGACGACGACGATGACGGCGGCGACGACGATGATGACGGCGGCGGCGATGACGACGGCGGCGGTGGAAGCGCGCCGGGCGGCGAACCGGACAACCACGACGGTGTCTGGGATTCCGACGAGGACGAGGACGTGGGGATCTACGGCGGAGGCGGCTGCACCGGCTAG
- the galT gene encoding galactose-1-phosphate uridylyltransferase has translation MEKRRLSTEKSEERSCMSELRWDPLRGEWVVTATHRMDRPQMPRDWCPFCPGSGRVPDNYDVHIFPNDFPSFATPAPEPEIAATGLIPIRPSFGACDVVLYHPDHNTVLRELPLDHLIKLAKLWRNRYLAHFENEHVQYVYIFENHGEEIGVTMPHPHGQIYAFPVVPPVPAAEMRHAKQFHERHGRCLHCDILAEERADGRRMLFDDGEFTAFVPSYARWPYEVHLYPNRCAAHLGELNDEELRGLMRGMKRILQTYFNTYGKAYPYMKFFHQAPVRGEAGTGTHLHVEFNPIRRSQTKLKYRAGCETGAGLFINDSYPEEKAAELRDMLADAQE, from the coding sequence ATTGAAAAAAGGCGCCTTTCGACCGAAAAGAGCGAAGAGAGGAGTTGTATGAGCGAACTTCGGTGGGATCCGCTGCGCGGCGAATGGGTTGTGACCGCCACTCATCGCATGGACCGGCCGCAGATGCCAAGGGATTGGTGTCCGTTTTGCCCCGGTTCCGGCCGCGTTCCGGACAACTATGACGTGCACATCTTCCCGAATGATTTTCCGTCGTTCGCCACGCCGGCGCCCGAACCGGAGATTGCCGCCACGGGTCTGATTCCCATCCGGCCCAGCTTCGGTGCCTGCGACGTGGTGTTGTATCATCCCGACCACAACACGGTGCTGCGGGAACTTCCCCTCGATCATCTGATTAAATTGGCCAAATTGTGGCGGAATCGATATCTGGCCCACTTCGAAAACGAGCACGTTCAATACGTGTACATCTTTGAGAACCACGGCGAAGAAATCGGTGTCACCATGCCGCACCCGCACGGCCAGATTTATGCGTTTCCCGTCGTGCCGCCGGTGCCTGCGGCGGAAATGCGCCATGCCAAGCAATTCCACGAGCGCCACGGTCGCTGCCTACACTGCGACATTCTGGCCGAGGAACGCGCCGACGGCCGACGCATGCTGTTCGACGACGGCGAATTCACGGCGTTCGTGCCTTCCTACGCCCGCTGGCCCTACGAAGTTCACCTCTACCCGAATCGATGCGCGGCCCACTTAGGCGAATTGAACGACGAAGAATTGCGCGGCCTGATGCGCGGCATGAAGCGAATCTTGCAGACTTACTTCAACACCTACGGCAAAGCGTATCCGTACATGAAATTTTTTCACCAGGCGCCCGTCCGCGGGGAAGCGGGGACCGGTACGCATTTGCACGTGGAATTCAATCCGATACGACGCAGCCAAACGAAATTGAAATACCGGGCCGGATGCGAAACCGGCGCGGGTCTATTTATCAACGACAGCTATCCCGAAGAGAAAGCCGCCGAATTGCGGGATATGCTGGCCGATGCCCAGGAGTAA